One Setaria italica strain Yugu1 chromosome I, Setaria_italica_v2.0, whole genome shotgun sequence DNA window includes the following coding sequences:
- the LOC101755032 gene encoding nuclear ribonuclease Z isoform X2 — protein MAKVSESAAEAASTAAAPPLTSASAPPSRPKAKHRLEIEGYPVEGLSIGGQETCVIFPTLSLAFDIGRCPQRAISQEFLFISHGHLDHIGGLPMYVATRGLFRLRPATIFVPACLRDLVERLFEVHRAIDQSELKHNLVPLEVGEEYELRRDIKVRAFRTYHAIPSQGYVIYSVKQKLKQEFIGLPGSEIKRLKLSGVEITNTVSTPEIAFTGDTTSDFILDPDNADALGAKILVVESTFLDDSISVEHAREYGHTHLFEIASQSDKLGNKAILLIHFSARYTTEHDLQACVLISGTNNMAT, from the exons atggcgaaGGTCAGCGAGTCCGCGGCGGAGGCtgcgtccaccgccgccgcccctcctcttACTTCCGCTTCCGCGCCGCCATCGAGGCCGAAGGCGAAGCACCGGCTGGAGATCGAGGGGTACCCCGTGGAGGGCCTCTCCATCGGCGGCCAAGAGACCTGCGTCATCTTCCCGACGCTGAGCCTCGCCTTCGACATCGGCCGGTGCCCGCAGCGCGCCATCTCGCAGGagttcctcttcatctcccatGGGCATCTCGACCACATCGGGGGCCTCCCCATGTACGTGGCCACGCGGGGTCTCTTCAGGCTGCGCCCGGCCACCATCTTCGTCCCGGCGTGCCTCCGGGACCTCGTGGAGCGGCTGTTCGAGGTGCACCGCGCCATAGACCAGTCGGAGCTCAAGCATAACTTGGTCCCCCTCGAGGTCGGGGAGGAGTACGAATTGAGGAGGGACATCAAGGTCAGGGCTTTCAGGACCTACCACGCCATACCCAGCCAG GGGTATGTCATATACTCGGTGAAGCAGAAGCTCAAGCAGGAGTTCATTGGTCTCCCAGGGAGCGAGATTAAGCGGTTGAAGTTATCAGGTGTGGAG ATCACGAATACGGTGTCCACCCCTGAGATTGCTTTCACGGGAGATACGACATCAGATTTCATTCTTGATCCAGACAATGCAGATGCGTTGGGGGCAAAAATTCTTGTTGTCGAG AGTACTTTTCTAGACGACTCCATTTCGGTTGAGCATGCAAGAGAATATGGGCACACACACTTATTTGAG ATAGCAAGCCAGTCTGACAAGCTTGGAAACAAAGCTATTCTACTCATTCACTTTTCTGCTCGTTACACTACAGAG
- the LOC101757202 gene encoding uncharacterized protein LOC101757202, which yields MFNQQMNGAILGIPKLTKCLLITKQDVVNDMEKGKKSGSGRGYISWNDDMDKALLNTFVEYYNKGDRCQNGWKSHIYTATIKNVREKCNVDISKDNIMARNKTFDKHYTIINGMLESSGFGWDWNKNKISVDSDSVSEEYVAKNKEASGYRHKTVLYWDSISLVFGKDHTTGEAARTAAESSKDMSKEDLCNKELTSSATSGSLKRQRSGDSFTSMIAEKMDKFAEALKEEASKGPTSKEILDTLNEVQGLDEDTLLDLFDILTGDARKYESLLALPEKMRKRWLLKQLNK from the exons ATGTTCAATCAACAAATGAATGGAGCAATTTTAGGGATACCAAAGCTAACCAAATGTTTGTTGATTACCAAGCAAGACGTGGTCAAT GATATGGAGAAGGGCAAGAAGTCAGGCTCGGGCAGGGGTTACATTTCTTGGAATGACGACATGGACAAGGCTCTTCTTAACACATTTGTGGAGTACTATAACAAGGGTGACAGATGCCAGAACGGGTGGAAGTCTCATATCTATACAGCTACTATCAAGAATGTCCGAGAAAAGTGTAATGTGGATATCTCAAAAGACAACATCATGGCGAGGAACAAGACTTTTGACAAACACTAcactatcatcaatggtatgctggaatcaagtggatttggttgggattggaacaaaaacaaaatatctGTTGATAGTGATTCTGTATCGGAAGAATATGTGGCG aaaaacaaagaagcttcTGGGTATAGGCACAAGACTGTCTTGTACTGGGACTCAATTAGCTTGGTGTTTGGCAAAGACCATACTACCGGTGAAGCAGCAAGGACTGCAGCTGAGAGCTCAAAAGACATGAGTAAGGAAGATCTTTGTAACAAAGAGCTCACTTCATCGGCAACTTCAGGAAGTTTAAAGAGGCAACGGTCAGGTGACTCTTTTACCTCTATGATAGCTGAAAAAATGGACAAGTTCGCTGAAGCACTCAAGGAGGAAGCCTCTAAAGGaccaacatcaaaagaaattctagaCACACTGAATGAAGTACAAGGATTGGATGAAGACACTTTGttggacctatttgatatcctgaCCGGTGATGCACGCAAGTACGAGTCTCTGTTGGCGCTTCCagagaagatgaggaagaggtggctTCTAAAACAGCTCAACAAGTGA
- the LOC101755032 gene encoding nuclear ribonuclease Z isoform X3 — protein sequence MAKVSESAAEAASTAAAPPLTSASAPPSRPKAKHRLEIEGYPVEGLSIGGQETCVIFPTLSLAFDIGRCPQRAISQEFLFISHGHLDHIGGLPMYVATRGLFRLRPATIFVPACLRDLVERLFEVHRAIDQSELKHNLVPLEVGEEYELRRDIKVRAFRTYHAIPSQGYVIYSVKQKLKQEFIGLPGSEIKRLKLSGVEITNTVSTPEIAFTGDTTSDFILDPDNADALGAKILVVE from the exons atggcgaaGGTCAGCGAGTCCGCGGCGGAGGCtgcgtccaccgccgccgcccctcctcttACTTCCGCTTCCGCGCCGCCATCGAGGCCGAAGGCGAAGCACCGGCTGGAGATCGAGGGGTACCCCGTGGAGGGCCTCTCCATCGGCGGCCAAGAGACCTGCGTCATCTTCCCGACGCTGAGCCTCGCCTTCGACATCGGCCGGTGCCCGCAGCGCGCCATCTCGCAGGagttcctcttcatctcccatGGGCATCTCGACCACATCGGGGGCCTCCCCATGTACGTGGCCACGCGGGGTCTCTTCAGGCTGCGCCCGGCCACCATCTTCGTCCCGGCGTGCCTCCGGGACCTCGTGGAGCGGCTGTTCGAGGTGCACCGCGCCATAGACCAGTCGGAGCTCAAGCATAACTTGGTCCCCCTCGAGGTCGGGGAGGAGTACGAATTGAGGAGGGACATCAAGGTCAGGGCTTTCAGGACCTACCACGCCATACCCAGCCAG GGGTATGTCATATACTCGGTGAAGCAGAAGCTCAAGCAGGAGTTCATTGGTCTCCCAGGGAGCGAGATTAAGCGGTTGAAGTTATCAGGTGTGGAG ATCACGAATACGGTGTCCACCCCTGAGATTGCTTTCACGGGAGATACGACATCAGATTTCATTCTTGATCCAGACAATGCAGATGCGTTGGGGGCAAAAATTCTTGTTGTCGAG TGA